The DNA sequence TTTGCCAATTTTCTCTCTTCAGAttatctttattctttttttttattgatacaGTGTTTCCAGAAATAATGTTCTGACTAATCTCGAGAGTGCACAGGTCTTCGATAAGAAATTTTTTACAAGTACACATCAGGTAACTTCAAAGAAAAATCTCTCAGTTTGATGGTCACTAAAGATTATTTGTACTAAAGGGAATTTGAACTTTagacctagagggagcataccCCAAGCCTACCTAAAGGCCTTTACCACTAGAGCCAACCACAGTCCGGACCATCTTTATATTAGCTAACTTCACGAGTCTTACGGTAGCCAATTCCAAGTTACTTTATAAGGATGTCGGACACACCATAACCGTTTTAAGGCTTAAGCAGGGTTTGTCAGGATTTGTCCAGATCTTGTATCCATTGTGCTTGTGAGCTGTGGGATAAAAGAAATGTTGCAAAGGTGCAATTCCAATACAAACTTAAATGACTAGACAGTTCATCGGCACTACGAATTGTCCTATTTGCATTAATCAGCCATATTTCCTTGAAGTTGCTAGCAATAATTGCAAACCTGGAAGTAAATCTCCATAAAAAGGACAAACAAATGTAAAACGAAACATGGGACTAGTAACATGGCTGAAATTTTTATTCACCTCAAATAGGTCTATGCACAGTCACAACAAATGAGTTACAGTATATACCAAAGTGGAAGATCAAATGGGCATCAATTTAAACGCTTAAAAAGCTATAATTTTGTTGACCCATTTTTGGGTATCACACTAGTCAAGAATGAATTAAAACATCCATCTTGGAGAAGAATGAACAGCACTTTGCCGGGGTCTGTTGGGCGGCTCTAAGTTGTTCTGCTGCTCAAAATTGTTCCGCTTCTTCATGATTGATGATACAGTTGGGCTGAAGTAGTCGTTACTCCTTTGAGAAGTTGCTGCTTGTGAATACATCTTCCTTCCGTGGATGAAGCTCCTATGCTTCTCTAGCAGTGCCCTACGGGCCACCGAGTTCCTTTGGACAATCCCTGATCTATTGTAATTTACACAACTCTGGCTCCTTCCCACTTGCTGAAACTTTCCCTCTCTAGGAATCGTATAATTTCTACTCTCAGCAGTTTCTGCAGAGTACATAGTCTCACCCTCACTGCTATACCCATTCTGCATTTCTGAGACTTCTATTGGAGATGAGCTGGACTGAACCTCACTTTGTGCCCCATTTACAGAACCTGTTGAGGCAATCTCGGCATCAGCACCAGGACTCATGACTACTTTATCCTTGATATGGTCTTCTCTTAATAAACTATGTGGAGGAAGTTGCTTGATATAATTCTCATCAGAGCAAATGGGCGGTTGTTTGGCTGGCGGAAGCAGTAATCCTGCTCTGGCAACCTTTGGAGGGAAATTAATATCCAAAAGTTGGATTTGTGCACTTTCCTTCTTCCTAAGAGGAACTGAAGTTAACTTTGGTGATTCATAAATTTCTGGAGTTGGAATTCCCTGCACATGGATTGCATGCATATCATTTTTCAGGGTTTCCCCTTCAACATTGTTTGTTGTAGCAGATCGGATTGGCACAGGCTGATCCCTGGCTTTTGAGAATGTATTTGATGAAGATGGGGTTCCATCACAATCAGCTTCTGTTGACTTAAAAACTTGACGCAGTGTGAATGAAGCACAAGAATGCTCACTCTTCTGGCTTGCAGACATCAATCGAATGATTGGCAACTTTGGTTTGTTAAGTTCATCAAGACTGCCTTCCCAATGCTGGTTTAACCAATCACAGACAATGGGGATAGGGATGCCAAATTGCATAGGAAGATCTTTCTTCCAAGATGACGTGGATGATGACGAAGTTGAAGAGGACTTGGCATTTGGAGATGTGGCTAGTTTCATAGGATCACAGATCATGAATGCAAGATTGCCTTGTACATCGAATCCAGCAGACCCAGGACTCCATATTACTCCATCCGTTGACAGTTTTATGAGATTGTCAGTGGCAATCACCACCTTCCCTTCACC is a window from the Juglans regia cultivar Chandler chromosome 7, Walnut 2.0, whole genome shotgun sequence genome containing:
- the LOC108999608 gene encoding uncharacterized protein LOC108999608; amino-acid sequence: MGVLSESWCFCKGVGKSERMRAAIFSSKASAMAGISGTGTGFLIHRNLLLTTHANIPSVAAAESSEIRLQNSVSAILVPHRFFITSSVLDLTIVGLDAMDGDSNAQGQQPHYLKTCSKPNLDLGSVVYLLGYTEKRELTVGEGKVVIATDNLIKLSTDGVIWSPGSAGFDVQGNLAFMICDPMKLATSPNAKSSSTSSSSTSSWKKDLPMQFGIPIPIVCDWLNQHWEGSLDELNKPKLPIIRLMSASQKSEHSCASFTLRQVFKSTEADCDGTPSSSNTFSKARDQPVPIRSATTNNVEGETLKNDMHAIHVQGIPTPEIYESPKLTSVPLRKKESAQIQLLDINFPPKVARAGLLLPPAKQPPICSDENYIKQLPPHSLLREDHIKDKVVMSPGADAEIASTGSVNGAQSEVQSSSSPIEVSEMQNGYSSEGETMYSAETAESRNYTIPREGKFQQVGRSQSCVNYNRSGIVQRNSVARRALLEKHRSFIHGRKMYSQAATSQRSNDYFSPTVSSIMKKRNNFEQQNNLEPPNRPRQSAVHSSPRWMF